One stretch of Miscanthus floridulus cultivar M001 chromosome 18, ASM1932011v1, whole genome shotgun sequence DNA includes these proteins:
- the LOC136519505 gene encoding very-long-chain 3-oxoacyl-CoA reductase 1-like isoform X1: MAVHHASDIQQLQRLPWFHLLAALGALYLGAVTLRLLVYLGLPNFLRSPTPTDLRRRYGAWAVVTGPTSGIGRSMAFELARRGLNVVLVGRDPGKLRDVSDTITKTHAGVQTKTVLFDLAFVSTAQGEEAMRRLREVVDGLDVGLLVNNAGVAKPCAVYLHEFDVDAWVKMIRVNLWALTEVTAAVLPGMVARRRGAIVNIGSGSTEAIPSFPLYTIYAATKRYVSQFSRSLYVEYRSKGIHIQCQAPLFVDTKMASSVTKAKRFSPFVPTSDAYAHAAVRWIGHGALCVPNAGHRVQRCLAAVVPDCIHDWLRLREHLRQRALFQRLRSARAAPSTSTIGTTFREKS, encoded by the exons TCGGCGCCGTCACACTTCGCCTGCTGGTCTACCTCGGCCTCCCCAACTTCCTGCGCTCGCCGACCCCGACGGACCTTCGCCGCCGCTACGGCGCATGGGCCGTGGTCACGGGCCCGACATCAGGCATCGGCAGATCCATGGCCTTTGAGCTCGCGCGCCGGGGCCTCAATGTCGTCCTCGTCGGCCGCGACCCCGGCAAGCTCCGGGACGTCTCGGACACCATCACCAAGACTCACGCTGGCGTGCAGACCAAGACGGTCCTGTTCGACCTCGCCTTCGTCTCCACGGCTCAAG GTGAAGAGGCGATGCGGCGGCTCCGCGAGGTCGTGGACGGGCTTGACGTGGGGCTCCTAGTCAACAACGCCGGCGTGGCGAAGCCGTGCGCCGTGTACCTGCACGAATTCGACGTGGACGCGTGGGTGAAGATGATACGGGTGAACCTGTGGGCGCTGACCGAGGTCACGGCGGCGGTGCTGCCCGGGATGGTGGCTCGCCGGAGGGGCGCCATCGTGAACATCGGATCCGGGTCAACGGAGGCCATCCCATCCTTCCCGCTCTACACGATCTATGCCGCCACCAAACG GTATGTTTCTCAATTCTCGAGGAGCCTCTACGTTGAGTACAGAAGCAAAGGGATTCATATCCAATGTCAG GCCCCGCTGTTCGTGGACACCAAGATGGCGTCGAGCGTCACCAAGGCCAAGCGCTTCTCGCCATTTGTGCCAACGTCCGACGCGTACGCGCACGCGGCCGTGCGCTGGATCGGGCACGGCGCGCTCTGCGTACCCAACGCCGGGCACCGGGTCCAGCGGTGCCTCGCTGCCGTCGTGCCAGACTGCATTCACGACTGGCTCCGCCTCCGTGAGCACCTCCGGCAGCGGGCACTCTTCCAGCGGCTTAGGTCGGCACGGGCTGCACCGAGCACCTCGACGATTGGGACGACTTTTCGGGAGAAGAGTTAG
- the LOC136519505 gene encoding very-long-chain 3-oxoacyl-CoA reductase 1-like isoform X2, whose protein sequence is MAVHHASDIQQLQRLPWFHLLAALGALYLGAVTLRLLVYLGLPNFLRSPTPTDLRRRYGAWAVVTGPTSGIGRSMAFELARRGLNVVLVGRDPGKLRDVSDTITKTHAGVQTKTVLFDLAFVSTAQGEEAMRRLREVVDGLDVGLLVNNAGVAKPCAVYLHEFDVDAWVKMIRVNLWALTEVTAAVLPGMVARRRGAIVNIGSGSTEAIPSFPLYTIYAATKRYVSQFSRSLYVEYRSKGIHIQCQIHPLAVADQYMFERSMPQMEHTSHHDHND, encoded by the exons TCGGCGCCGTCACACTTCGCCTGCTGGTCTACCTCGGCCTCCCCAACTTCCTGCGCTCGCCGACCCCGACGGACCTTCGCCGCCGCTACGGCGCATGGGCCGTGGTCACGGGCCCGACATCAGGCATCGGCAGATCCATGGCCTTTGAGCTCGCGCGCCGGGGCCTCAATGTCGTCCTCGTCGGCCGCGACCCCGGCAAGCTCCGGGACGTCTCGGACACCATCACCAAGACTCACGCTGGCGTGCAGACCAAGACGGTCCTGTTCGACCTCGCCTTCGTCTCCACGGCTCAAG GTGAAGAGGCGATGCGGCGGCTCCGCGAGGTCGTGGACGGGCTTGACGTGGGGCTCCTAGTCAACAACGCCGGCGTGGCGAAGCCGTGCGCCGTGTACCTGCACGAATTCGACGTGGACGCGTGGGTGAAGATGATACGGGTGAACCTGTGGGCGCTGACCGAGGTCACGGCGGCGGTGCTGCCCGGGATGGTGGCTCGCCGGAGGGGCGCCATCGTGAACATCGGATCCGGGTCAACGGAGGCCATCCCATCCTTCCCGCTCTACACGATCTATGCCGCCACCAAACG GTATGTTTCTCAATTCTCGAGGAGCCTCTACGTTGAGTACAGAAGCAAAGGGATTCATATCCAATGTCAG ATTCATCCCTTGGCGGTGGCTGACCAGTACATGTTTGAGAGGTCGATGCCTCAGATGGAACATACTTCCCATCACGATCACAACGATTAA